CGAAAACGGCCCGCAGGCGCTTGAGGGAAATCGCCCTCGGGCTCGCCAAGGCCTCTCCATCCCCGACCTGCGCCGACGACTGCGCGGCGTTCAAGGAAAGCCTGGGCGACGATTTGAACGTTCCGGTGGCCTTGGCCGCGCTGTGGGACGGGCTCAGGCGGGACGGAGTCCCGCTGGGGGCTAAATTAGCCCTGCTTGAGGCCGCGGAATCAGTTTTGGCCCTGGGCTTGTTCGAGCCAAGGGCGGAGGAACTCCCAGCGCGGGAGCGTGAACTCCTGGACGCGCGCGCCAAGGCGCGCGCGGACAAGGATTTTGCTCTTTCGGACGAGCTGCGCCGCGAACTCGAGACGCGCGGCATCCTGGTGGAGGACACCCGCCAGGGCCAGAAATGGCGGCGCAAATGAGGAGCCCTGGCCGAGGCCGGACGCGCGGCGCTCCCCCCAGCCCATCCCTATGGCTGGGCGGAGTCCACGCCGTCGAGGAAACCCTGCGCTCCAAGGCCGGATCGTGCCTCGCTCTTTGGGTGGAGCACCGCTGCCAGAATCCCGCCATTGCCGTCATCATCCGGCTGGCACGGGAAAAGAGCGTGGCGGTGCAGTTCGTACCCCGTCGGGAGATGGACAAGATGGTGCGGGAGGGTCGGCACCAAGGCGTGGCCCTCAAGGTATCGCGGCAAGAAAGCCGGGACCTTCTTTCCTTCGTCGAGACCTTGAGAGAGGAAGCGCGCCGGAATCTCGTACTCGTGGCTTTGGATCAGATTCAGGATCCGCACAACCTCGGAGCCATCGCCCGCTCGGCCGTCAATTTGGGGGCCGGCGGGCTCATACTCCCCGAGCGCAGATCCGCCCCCGTCACACCGGTCGTGGTCCAGGCCTCGGCGGGAGCCGTCCAGAGGCTTCCGATCTTTCAGGTGGTCAATCTTGCCCAGTCCTTGGCGCGCTTGAAGGAGGCGGGCTTCTGGATTTACGGAGCCGACATGGCGGGCAGGCCTTCCTGGCAGGCGAGCCTCAACCGGCCGCTGGTCTTGGTGATCGGCTCGGAGGGGGAGGGCTTGAGGCCCTTGGTCCGCCAAAGCTGCGACGAGTTGATCTCGATCCCCCAGGCCGCGGCCGGGGTGGCGAGCTTGAACGCCTCGTGCGCCGCGAGCGTGCTTCTCTATGAAATCGCCAGGCAAGCCGCCCACCCCCATGCTCGATAGGCATCACCCGAGCCTTCCCGCTTCCGCGTCCCTCCCTCCCCTCACCAAGGCCTTCAGCCTCACCGCCGTGGTGTTCCTGGCCGAGCTTTTCGGAGGCTGGTGGACCGGGAGCCTCTCCCTTTTGGCCGACGCCATGCACATGGGGGTGGATCTCCTGGCTCTGGGGATGGGGCTTTTCGCGGCCATAGTCAGCCGCCGGCCTCCCGACGCCAAGAGAACCTTCGGCTACAAGCGCGTCGAGGTCCTGGCCGCGCTCGGAAACGGGGTGGCCTTGTGGATCGCCACGGGGATGATCCTGCGCGAGGCGTACGAGAGGTTCTCTTTTCCGCGTCCCGTGGCCGCGCTCCAAATGATGGGCTTCGCGGTCTTGGGGCTGGCCTGCAACATCGTCTCGGGGCTTTACCTCTACAGCTCGAGCAAGCGCAACATCAACCTGCGCGGCGTGTTCCTCCACGTGGTCTCGGACACCCTGGGCTCGGTGGGGGCCTTGGCCGCCGGGGGCGTTATCTGCGCCACGGGCTGGTACGCGGCCGATCCCTTGGCCAGCGTTTTCATTTGCCTCGGCATCGTCTTCACCTCGTTTTTGCTGATGCGGGACTCCATCCACATCCTTCTGGAGGGAGCCCCGCCCCACTTGGATTTGGAGGAGATCCGCTCCGCTTTGGCGGGCCTTCCGGGAGT
This is a stretch of genomic DNA from Elusimicrobiota bacterium. It encodes these proteins:
- the rlmB gene encoding 23S rRNA (guanosine(2251)-2'-O)-methyltransferase RlmB, producing MRSPGRGRTRGAPPSPSLWLGGVHAVEETLRSKAGSCLALWVEHRCQNPAIAVIIRLAREKSVAVQFVPRREMDKMVREGRHQGVALKVSRQESRDLLSFVETLREEARRNLVLVALDQIQDPHNLGAIARSAVNLGAGGLILPERRSAPVTPVVVQASAGAVQRLPIFQVVNLAQSLARLKEAGFWIYGADMAGRPSWQASLNRPLVLVIGSEGEGLRPLVRQSCDELISIPQAAAGVASLNASCAASVLLYEIARQAAHPHAR
- a CDS encoding cation transporter is translated as MKSPGKPPTPMLDRHHPSLPASASLPPLTKAFSLTAVVFLAELFGGWWTGSLSLLADAMHMGVDLLALGMGLFAAIVSRRPPDAKRTFGYKRVEVLAALGNGVALWIATGMILREAYERFSFPRPVAALQMMGFAVLGLACNIVSGLYLYSSSKRNINLRGVFLHVVSDTLGSVGALAAGGVICATGWYAADPLASVFICLGIVFTSFLLMRDSIHILLEGAPPHLDLEEIRSALAGLPGVKEVHDLHLWSLTQGSESMSGHVVIDESHEAEAVLQAGTSLLENRFGLSHVTLQIEKSHEPEE